A single region of the Streptomyces sp. ITFR-16 genome encodes:
- a CDS encoding transposase, with protein sequence MVSKKSNMSKRYTAEFKRDAVALALSSDKTVTEVARDLGVSPEGLRGWVKQAETDRGEGPAGGFDRCGE encoded by the coding sequence ATGGTGAGCAAGAAGAGCAATATGAGTAAGCGGTATACGGCCGAGTTCAAGCGGGACGCGGTCGCCTTGGCGTTGTCCTCGGACAAGACGGTCACCGAGGTCGCGAGGGATCTGGGCGTGAGTCCGGAGGGGCTGCGCGGGTGGGTGAAGCAGGCGGAGACCGACCGCGGTGAGGGGCCTGCGGGGGGCTTTGACCGCTGCGGAGAGTGA
- a CDS encoding IS3 family transposase (programmed frameshift), whose amino-acid sequence MARPSSYPLELRKRAVRMVAEVRGDYPNESAALRAVAQKLGIGSAETLRNWVKRDETDSGQRPGTTTEESAQIKAMKKEVAELKRANDILKAAAKFLRGRARPATHTLVAFIDEHRDRFGGVEPICRVLTEHGCKIAPSTYYAAKKRAAEPSARRVRDAALKELITEVHEANFRVYGARKVWRELHRQGHPVARCTVERLMRELGITGAVRGRKIITTIPDSAVERAPDLLDRNFVAAAPNRCWVADFTHVKTWSAVVYVAFVVDTFSRRIVGWSAATSKETRLVLDALDMALWQRDRDEQPHQRGELIHHSDAGSQYTSFRLAEHLDAAGIAASIGSVGDAYDNALMESAIGLFKTELIKPGRPWRTLSQVELATAEWVDWYCHRRLHGEIGHVPPAEYETNYYLTITKPQVTTTI is encoded by the exons ATGGCACGCCCCTCCTCCTACCCCCTTGAGCTGCGCAAACGAGCGGTCCGTATGGTCGCCGAGGTCCGTGGTGACTATCCGAACGAGTCGGCCGCGTTGAGAGCGGTCGCCCAGAAACTCGGGATCGGTTCGGCCGAGACCCTGCGGAACTGGGTGAAGCGGGACGAGACCGACTCCGGTCAGCGGCCGGGGACGACCACGGAGGAGTCCGCGCAGATCAAGGCGATGAAGAAGGAAGTCGCCGAGCTGAAACGGGCGAACGACATCCTCAAGGCTGCGGCAA AGTTTCTTCGCGGCCGAGCTCGACCGGCCACACACACGCTCGTAGCGTTCATCGACGAGCACCGGGACCGCTTCGGCGGTGTCGAGCCGATCTGCCGCGTGCTCACCGAGCACGGCTGCAAGATCGCCCCCTCCACCTACTACGCGGCGAAGAAGCGCGCCGCCGAACCCTCGGCCAGGCGGGTGCGCGATGCTGCCCTCAAGGAGTTGATCACCGAGGTCCACGAGGCCAACTTCCGCGTCTACGGCGCCAGGAAGGTATGGCGCGAGCTGCACCGCCAGGGCCACCCCGTAGCCCGGTGCACCGTCGAGCGCCTGATGCGGGAACTCGGCATCACAGGCGCCGTCCGCGGGAGAAAGATCATCACCACGATCCCGGACAGCGCCGTCGAGCGGGCACCGGACCTACTGGACCGCAACTTCGTCGCGGCCGCCCCCAACCGCTGCTGGGTCGCCGACTTCACCCACGTCAAGACCTGGTCGGCAGTCGTCTACGTCGCCTTCGTCGTCGACACGTTCTCCCGCCGGATCGTCGGCTGGTCCGCCGCTACGTCGAAGGAGACCAGACTCGTCCTGGACGCCCTGGACATGGCCCTGTGGCAGCGCGACCGCGACGAACAGCCCCATCAGCGGGGCGAGTTGATACATCATTCCGATGCCGGGTCGCAATATACGAGTTTCCGGCTCGCCGAGCACTTGGACGCCGCCGGCATCGCGGCCTCGATCGGCTCCGTCGGTGACGCCTACGACAATGCCCTCATGGAGTCCGCGATCGGCCTGTTCAAGACTGAGCTGATCAAACCGGGGCGGCCCTGGAGGACGCTCTCCCAGGTCGAGCTGGCCACCGCGGAATGGGTCGACTGGTACTGCCACCGCCGCCTCCACGGTGAAATAGGGCACGTCCCACCCGCCGAATACGAGACCAACTACTACCTCACGATCACGAAACCCCAGGTCACAACCACAATCTGA